In the genome of Lysobacter sp. 5GHs7-4, the window CGCGGCGCCGCCTCGCGCGAGTTGCGCGAGGCCGACGAAAAAGTCGGCCAGACCAACCGCGGCCTGCGCGAGACCGAGCAGCGCCTGGCGCGCGAGCAGTCCTCGCTGGCGGCCCTGCAACAGCGGCGCGACAGTTTGAACGCCACCTTGGGCGCCAAGCGCGAGGAACTGGCGCGACTGCTGCGCGCCGCCTACACCCAGGGCGGCGACGCGCCGCTGAAAGTGATGCTGGCGCAGGACAAGGTCGCCGACGCCAACCGCATGCTGGCGTATCACGGCTACGTGCAGCGCGACCGTGCGCGCCGCATCGCGCAGCTGCGCACCGAGCTGAGCGAACTCGACGCGGTCGAACGCGACATCGTCACGCGTCGCGCCGAACTGGACAGCTCGCGCAAGCAGCAGCGCGCGCAGCTGGGGCAACTGCAGAACGACCGCCAAAGCCGCGCGGCGCTGGTCGACCAGATCAACCGCAAGTACCAGGACCGCAGCAGCCGCGAACGCGCCCTGGGCCGCGACGCCAAGGGCCTGGAAGACCTGCTGAAAAAGCTGCGCCAGGCCGCCGCGCGCGAAGCGCAGCGCAAGGCCGCCGCTGCCGCGCGGGCCGCCCGCGAAGCGCAGAACAGCGCCAAGCCCGCCGGCGGCGCCTCGGTGCGCAAGCCGGTGGCCGTGGCCAGCGCCGCGCCGTTGCAGGTCGGCGGCCTGGGCTGGCCGGTCTCGGGCGCGTTGCTGGCCGGCTACGGCGGCACCATGCCGGACGGGCGCGGCAGCGAAGGCCTGCTGATCGGCGCCAGCGCCGGCGCCACGGTCAAGGCGGTCGGCGACGGTCAGGTCGTGTACGCCGAGTGGATGACCGGCTACGGCCTGCTGCTGATCGTCGATCACGGCAACGGCTACATGAGTTTGTACGCGCACAACGACGCCCTGCTGCGCAACGTCGGCGACCGCGTCAAACGCGGCGACCCGGTCGCCACCGTCGGCAGTTCCGGCGGCAACGGCCGCCCGGCGCTGTACTTCGAGCTGCGCCGCAACGGCCAGCCGGTGAACCCCGCGACCTGGCTGCGGCGCTGAGGCGGCGCAGGCCGAGGCTGCGACGAAGGCGGTCGCGCGGTCGAGGCGTGTGAGATCGCTGGCCATCGTGCGGCAACGGCGCTCGTCTGCCCGCGCCATCACCCGACACCGTCATTCCGGCGAACGCCGGAACCCACTGCTTTGGGAGCATGCGACCCGGGTACGTCGGAGCGAAAGTCAAAATGGGTTCCGGCTTTCGCCGGAATGACGGTGTTGGGTCGCGGGATAGGGTCAAGACACGTCGCGTCGGTGGCGGGCAGCGGGTCGTGAGGGCCGGGCGATTTCGGCCGCCGGGCGGCCTGCCGGGAGCGACGCCCTACCGCGCCTGAATCCGCGCTCGATCCGTTAACGAAAGCTTCCCGCCGCCCTGCCTAACGTGTTCCTATTCCAGCCACGCACGGCGAGCGAACCCCGCCCGCGTCGCGCGGTCCAACCGGTAT includes:
- a CDS encoding peptidoglycan DD-metalloendopeptidase family protein, whose translation is MRSVRAFAIALLLSLLACAPAAAQNSSRDAERKLERIKSELKSVADERRKLEGQRGAASRELREADEKVGQTNRGLRETEQRLAREQSSLAALQQRRDSLNATLGAKREELARLLRAAYTQGGDAPLKVMLAQDKVADANRMLAYHGYVQRDRARRIAQLRTELSELDAVERDIVTRRAELDSSRKQQRAQLGQLQNDRQSRAALVDQINRKYQDRSSRERALGRDAKGLEDLLKKLRQAAAREAQRKAAAAARAAREAQNSAKPAGGASVRKPVAVASAAPLQVGGLGWPVSGALLAGYGGTMPDGRGSEGLLIGASAGATVKAVGDGQVVYAEWMTGYGLLLIVDHGNGYMSLYAHNDALLRNVGDRVKRGDPVATVGSSGGNGRPALYFELRRNGQPVNPATWLRR